In a genomic window of Suricata suricatta isolate VVHF042 chromosome 12, meerkat_22Aug2017_6uvM2_HiC, whole genome shotgun sequence:
- the RPL32 gene encoding 60S ribosomal protein L32, with product MAALRPLVKPKIVKKRTKKFIRHQSDRYVKIKRNWRKPRGIDNRVRRRFKGQILMPNIGYGSNKKTKHMLPSGFRKFLVHNVKELEVLLMCNKSYCAEIAHNVSSKNRKAIVERAAQLAIRVTNPNARLRSEENE from the exons ATGGCCGCCCTCAGACCTCTGGTGAAGCCCAAGATCGTTAAAAAGAGGACCAAGAAGTTTATCCGGCACCAGTCAGACCGATATGTCAAAATTAAG CGCAACTGGCGGAAACCCAGAGGTATTGACAATAGGGTGCGCAGAAGATTCAAGGGCCAGATCTTGATGCCCAACATTGGTTATGggagcaacaagaaaacaaagcacatgctCCCCAGTGGCTTCCGGAAGTTCCTAGTCCACAACGTCAAGGAGCTTGAAGTGCTGCTGATGTGCAACAA ATCTTACTGTGCAGAGATTGCTCACAATGTCTCCTCCAAGAACCGTAAAGCCATTGTGGAGAGAGCAGCCCAGCTGGCCATCAGAGTCACGAATCCTAATGCCAGGCTGCGCAGcgaagaaaatgaatag